The following coding sequences lie in one Pseudomonas svalbardensis genomic window:
- a CDS encoding CheR family methyltransferase, with protein MSSDQRFFDFLKERIGLDVTSVGPAIIERAVRQRSTASKALTADEYWHTLQGSQDEQQALIEAVIVPETWFFRYPESFATLAKLATKRLSDINNMRALRILSLPCSTGEEPYSIAMALLDAGLQLHQFKVEGMDVSPLSVEKARRALYGKNSFRGQDIAFRDRHFTAEGEGYRLSGRVLEQVRLQVGNLLDPTLLANEPPYDFVFCRNLLIYFDQPTQQQVFEVLKRLTHVDGVLFIGPAEGSLLGRFGMRSIGIPQSFAFSRQSAPEPAPIATFVPTPLPVRQPVRSVTPPLVLSRPFATVAPLPVVAKVANPDTAALLANIAALANEGKSAEARAACDSYLRSHEPVAQVFYWLGLLSDVAGRVLEAQGFYRKALYLDPQHPDALMHLAALLQSLGDTAGAKRFQDRAARSERAADSERNR; from the coding sequence ATGAGCAGCGATCAGCGGTTTTTCGATTTCCTCAAAGAGCGCATCGGTCTTGACGTGACCTCGGTGGGACCTGCGATCATCGAGCGTGCGGTGCGTCAACGCAGCACGGCGTCCAAAGCGCTGACCGCCGATGAGTACTGGCACACCTTGCAGGGTTCGCAGGACGAGCAGCAGGCGCTGATCGAAGCGGTGATTGTCCCCGAGACCTGGTTTTTCCGTTACCCGGAATCCTTCGCCACGTTGGCAAAACTGGCCACCAAACGCCTGAGCGACATCAACAATATGCGCGCGCTGCGGATTCTCAGCCTGCCGTGTTCCACCGGTGAAGAACCGTATTCCATCGCCATGGCGTTGCTCGATGCCGGGCTACAGCTGCACCAGTTCAAGGTCGAAGGCATGGACGTCAGCCCGTTGTCGGTGGAAAAAGCCCGGCGCGCGTTGTACGGCAAGAATTCGTTCCGGGGTCAGGACATTGCCTTTCGCGACCGGCATTTCACCGCCGAAGGCGAGGGCTATCGCCTCAGCGGGCGAGTGCTCGAACAAGTGCGTTTGCAGGTCGGCAATCTGCTGGATCCGACGTTGCTGGCCAACGAGCCGCCTTATGATTTTGTGTTCTGCCGCAACCTGCTGATCTATTTCGATCAGCCGACCCAGCAGCAAGTGTTCGAAGTGCTCAAGCGTCTGACCCATGTGGATGGCGTGCTGTTTATCGGCCCGGCCGAGGGCAGTTTGCTCGGCCGTTTTGGCATGCGTTCGATCGGCATCCCGCAGTCCTTTGCGTTCAGTCGTCAAAGTGCACCAGAGCCTGCGCCCATTGCGACGTTCGTGCCGACGCCTCTGCCCGTGCGCCAACCGGTGCGCAGCGTGACACCGCCGCTCGTTCTCAGTCGGCCCTTCGCAACGGTAGCGCCGCTGCCTGTCGTGGCGAAAGTCGCCAACCCGGACACTGCCGCGCTGCTGGCGAATATCGCCGCGCTGGCCAACGAAGGCAAAAGTGCCGAGGCCCGCGCCGCGTGCGATAGCTATTTGCGCAGTCACGAGCCGGTGGCCCAGGTCTTTTACTGGCTGGGCTTGCTCAGCGATGTCGCCGGCAGAGTTCTTGAGGCTCAGGGTTTTTATCGCAAGGCGTTGTACCTCGACCCGCAACATCCCGACGCGTTAATGCACCTGGCGGCGTTGCTGCAATCCTTGGGCGACACGGCAGGAGCCAAACGATTTCAGGACCGCGCCGCCCGCAGCGAGCGCGCCGCTGACAGTGAGCGTAACCGATGA
- a CDS encoding hybrid sensor histidine kinase/response regulator → MTPEQMRDASLLELFSLEAEAQTLVLSAGLLALERDPTQADHLESCMRAAHSLKGAARIVGVDAGVSVAHVMEDCLVCAQEGRLYLRPEHIDALLQGTDLLMRIATPDNNPELAEIEAYVVLMARLLDPMAAPAPVTAPVAPVMAELQLEPPTPKVETPVPVAELHPAEPPRKAKRTTENGERVLRVTAERLNSLLDLSSKSLVETLRLKPHLATMQRLKRMQNNGLRALENLNVHLKEHALSLEAQEALEDARRLLAESQQLLMEKNAELDEFAWQASQRAQVLYDTALACRMRPFADVLTGQERMVRDLGRSLGKQVRLEIEGEKTQVDRDVLKKLEAPLTHLLRNAVDHGIESPELRLLAGKPAEGLIRLRASHQAGLLVLELSDDGNGVDLEKVRRSIIERQLSPAETAAQLSEEELLTFLFLPGFSLRDTVTEVSGRGVGLDAVQHMVRQVRGAVVLEQVAGEGSRFHLEVPLTLSVVRSLVVEVGDEAYAFPLAHIERMCDLEPADIVQVEGRQHFWHEGRHVGLVAASQLLQRPVSQNSQQTLKVVVIREREAIYGVAVERFIGERTLVVLPLDERLGKVQDISAGALLDDGSVVLIVDVEDMLRSVDKLLNTGRLERIARQGSQAVEAARKRILVVDDSLTVRELQRKLLLNRGYDVAVAVDGMDGWNALRSEDFDLLITDIDMPRMDGIELVSLLRRDNRLQSLPVMVVSYKDREEDRRRGLDAGADYYLAKASFHDDALLDAVVELIGGARA, encoded by the coding sequence ATGACCCCCGAGCAAATGCGCGACGCCTCTTTGCTGGAACTGTTCAGTCTGGAAGCCGAGGCCCAGACGCTGGTGCTGAGCGCAGGTCTTTTGGCGCTGGAACGCGACCCGACCCAGGCCGATCACCTTGAATCGTGCATGCGCGCGGCGCATTCGCTCAAGGGCGCGGCGCGGATTGTCGGCGTCGATGCCGGGGTCAGCGTTGCGCATGTGATGGAAGATTGCCTGGTCTGCGCCCAGGAAGGCCGCCTGTACCTGCGACCCGAGCACATCGATGCCTTGTTGCAAGGCACCGATTTGCTGATGCGTATTGCGACGCCGGACAACAACCCTGAACTGGCGGAGATCGAGGCCTATGTGGTGTTGATGGCGCGGTTGCTTGATCCGATGGCGGCGCCCGCGCCGGTCACTGCGCCTGTCGCCCCAGTGATGGCGGAACTTCAGCTCGAACCACCGACGCCCAAGGTCGAGACGCCAGTTCCGGTCGCCGAACTGCACCCCGCAGAGCCGCCGCGCAAGGCCAAACGCACCACCGAAAACGGCGAGCGGGTGCTGCGGGTCACGGCCGAACGCCTGAACAGCCTGCTTGATCTGTCGAGCAAATCCCTAGTGGAAACCCTGCGGCTCAAACCGCACCTGGCCACCATGCAACGCCTCAAGCGTATGCAGAACAACGGGCTGCGGGCACTGGAAAACCTCAACGTCCACCTCAAGGAACATGCCTTGAGTCTGGAAGCACAGGAAGCCCTCGAAGACGCTCGTCGGCTACTGGCTGAATCTCAGCAGTTGCTGATGGAAAAGAACGCCGAACTGGATGAGTTCGCCTGGCAGGCCAGTCAACGGGCGCAAGTGTTGTACGACACCGCGCTGGCCTGTCGCATGCGGCCGTTTGCCGATGTGTTGACTGGGCAAGAGCGCATGGTTCGCGACCTCGGTCGTAGCCTCGGCAAGCAGGTGCGACTGGAGATCGAGGGCGAGAAAACCCAGGTCGATCGCGACGTGCTGAAGAAGCTTGAAGCGCCGCTGACCCACCTGCTGCGCAATGCCGTGGATCACGGCATCGAATCGCCGGAGCTACGGCTATTGGCGGGCAAACCCGCTGAAGGCCTGATCCGTTTGCGCGCTTCCCATCAGGCCGGTTTGCTGGTGCTGGAGCTGAGCGATGACGGCAATGGCGTCGATCTGGAAAAGGTCCGCCGCAGCATCATCGAGCGCCAATTGTCCCCGGCCGAAACCGCCGCGCAATTGAGTGAAGAAGAGCTGCTGACCTTCCTGTTTCTGCCGGGTTTCAGCCTGCGCGACACAGTCACCGAAGTCTCCGGGCGCGGCGTCGGACTGGATGCGGTCCAGCACATGGTCCGCCAGGTGCGCGGCGCGGTCGTGCTGGAGCAGGTGGCGGGCGAGGGCAGTCGCTTCCATCTCGAAGTGCCGCTGACCCTGTCGGTGGTGCGCAGTCTGGTGGTGGAAGTCGGTGACGAGGCGTATGCCTTTCCGCTGGCCCACATCGAACGGATGTGCGATCTGGAGCCGGCGGACATCGTCCAGGTCGAAGGCCGTCAGCATTTCTGGCACGAAGGCCGGCATGTCGGGCTGGTCGCGGCCAGTCAGTTGTTGCAACGTCCGGTGAGCCAGAACAGTCAGCAAACCCTCAAAGTGGTGGTGATTCGCGAGCGCGAGGCGATTTACGGCGTGGCGGTCGAGCGTTTTATCGGCGAGCGGACGTTGGTCGTTTTGCCGCTGGACGAGCGTCTGGGCAAGGTGCAGGACATTTCCGCCGGGGCCTTGCTCGACGACGGTTCGGTGGTGCTGATCGTCGACGTCGAAGACATGCTGCGGTCGGTGGACAAACTGCTCAATACCGGGCGTCTTGAGCGCATTGCCCGTCAAGGCAGCCAGGCGGTTGAAGCGGCTCGAAAACGGATTCTGGTGGTCGACGATTCGCTGACCGTGCGCGAGCTGCAACGCAAGTTGTTACTCAATCGCGGCTACGACGTGGCGGTGGCGGTGGACGGTATGGATGGCTGGAACGCCTTGCGTTCGGAGGATTTCGATCTTCTGATCACCGACATTGATATGCCGCGTATGGATGGCATTGAACTGGTGTCTTTATTGCGCCGGGACAATCGCCTGCAATCGCTTCCGGTTATGGTGGTGTCTTACAAAGATCGTGAAGAGGACCGTCGTCGTGGATTGGACGCTGGAGCCGATTATTATCTAGCCAAAGCCAGTTTTCATGACGACGCCCTGCTTGACGCGGTGGTTGAGCTCATTGGAGGAGCGCGTGCATGA
- a CDS encoding methyl-accepting chemotaxis protein, whose amino-acid sequence MKNWTLRQRILASFAVIIAIMLLMVVVSYSRLLKIEVSEDSVRDDALPGVYYSSMIRGAWVDSFLHIEEMLGLKEEQGISAEDVADLKNYEAQVQEAINNYRGTVTTEEDRAEFAVFQKIHQDYGKMLAAVFDLHQRNQRADAIKLFNEQLTPTWAAGRLKLNDILEHNKARADQAMADIHDAVLTAEVIMGISLLVAVLAAGLCGLLLMRAIMAPMNRIVQILEIMRTGDLSGRLNLARKDEFGAVETGFNDMMAELTSLVSQAQRSSVQVTTSVTEIAATSKQQQATATETAATTTEIGATSREIAATSRDLVRTMTEVSTAADQASVLAGSGQQGLARMEETMHSVMGAADLVNAKLAILNEKAGNINQVVVTIVKVADQTNLLSLNAAIEAEKAGEYGRGFAVVATEVRRLADQTAVATYDIEQMVREIQSAVSAGVMGMDKFSEEVRRGMSEVQQVGEQLSQIIHQVQALAPRVLMVNEGMQAQATGAEQINHALVQLGDASSQTVESLRQASFAIDELSQVAVGLRSGVSRFKV is encoded by the coding sequence GTGAAGAACTGGACGTTGCGCCAACGCATTTTGGCGAGCTTTGCGGTGATTATCGCCATCATGTTGCTGATGGTCGTCGTCTCGTATTCCCGGCTGTTGAAGATCGAGGTCAGCGAAGACAGCGTACGTGACGACGCGCTTCCCGGGGTCTATTACAGTTCGATGATTCGTGGCGCTTGGGTCGACAGCTTCCTCCACATCGAGGAGATGCTGGGTTTGAAGGAAGAGCAGGGTATCAGTGCCGAAGATGTCGCCGACCTCAAGAACTATGAAGCGCAAGTGCAGGAAGCGATCAACAACTATCGCGGCACTGTGACTACCGAAGAAGACAGAGCTGAGTTCGCGGTTTTCCAAAAAATCCATCAGGATTACGGCAAGATGCTGGCCGCGGTGTTCGACTTGCATCAGCGCAATCAGCGAGCCGACGCCATCAAGTTGTTCAACGAACAGCTGACCCCGACGTGGGCCGCGGGGCGTCTGAAACTAAATGACATTCTTGAGCACAACAAAGCCAGGGCAGATCAGGCCATGGCGGACATCCATGACGCCGTGCTCACCGCTGAAGTCATCATGGGCATTTCCCTGCTGGTGGCGGTTTTGGCCGCTGGTCTCTGCGGCCTGTTGCTGATGCGCGCGATCATGGCGCCCATGAACCGTATCGTGCAGATCCTCGAAATCATGCGCACGGGTGATTTGAGCGGCCGCTTGAACCTGGCGCGCAAGGACGAATTCGGCGCCGTGGAAACCGGCTTCAACGACATGATGGCCGAACTCACCTCGCTGGTGTCCCAGGCCCAACGCTCCTCAGTGCAGGTCACCACCTCGGTGACCGAGATCGCTGCCACCTCCAAGCAACAGCAAGCGACCGCCACTGAAACCGCCGCCACCACCACCGAAATCGGCGCGACGTCCCGTGAGATTGCCGCCACTTCTCGGGATCTGGTGCGCACGATGACCGAAGTCTCCACCGCCGCCGATCAGGCCTCGGTGCTTGCCGGTTCCGGGCAGCAAGGCCTGGCGCGGATGGAAGAGACCATGCACTCGGTGATGGGCGCGGCTGATCTGGTCAACGCCAAGTTGGCGATCCTCAATGAGAAGGCCGGCAACATCAACCAGGTGGTGGTGACCATCGTCAAGGTCGCCGATCAGACCAATCTCCTGTCGCTCAACGCGGCGATTGAGGCCGAAAAGGCGGGTGAATACGGCCGCGGTTTTGCCGTGGTCGCCACCGAAGTGCGGCGTTTGGCGGACCAGACCGCCGTCGCCACGTACGACATCGAGCAGATGGTGCGCGAGATCCAGTCGGCGGTGTCGGCCGGGGTCATGGGCATGGACAAGTTCTCCGAAGAGGTGCGCCGCGGCATGTCCGAAGTGCAGCAGGTCGGCGAGCAGTTGTCGCAGATCATTCATCAGGTTCAGGCGCTGGCGCCACGGGTGTTGATGGTCAACGAAGGCATGCAGGCCCAGGCCACGGGCGCCGAACAGATCAACCATGCGTTGGTGCAGTTGGGCGATGCCAGCAGCCAGACCGTCGAGTCCCTGCGTCAGGCCAGTTTCGCCATCGATGAACTGAGCCAGGTGGCCGTAGGGCTGCGCAGCGGCGTTTCGCGATTCAAAGTCTGA
- a CDS encoding chemotaxis protein CheW, whose translation MNAADTFSLTHEDAQAIDDCWNRIGIHGDKSCPLLSDHIHCRNCAVYSAAATRLLDRYALQQEDRGQVSTAVESEVKTRSLLMFRLGEEWLALATRSLVEVAPLQAIHSLPHQRSRALLGVANVRGALVACLSLVELLGLDGASSVASGARVMPRMLIIAAHGGPVVVPVDEVDGIHAIDERILEAASRSGTQASAKYTRGVLQFKGRSLRWLDEEQLLSAVTRSLT comes from the coding sequence ATGAACGCCGCCGACACCTTTAGCCTCACCCATGAAGATGCCCAGGCCATCGACGACTGCTGGAACCGCATCGGTATCCACGGCGACAAGTCCTGCCCGCTACTGAGCGATCACATTCACTGCCGCAATTGCGCGGTGTATTCGGCCGCGGCTACGCGCTTGCTCGACCGCTACGCGTTGCAGCAGGAAGATCGGGGGCAAGTTTCCACGGCGGTCGAGAGCGAGGTGAAAACCCGTTCGCTGCTGATGTTCCGTCTGGGCGAAGAATGGCTGGCCCTGGCCACTCGAAGTCTGGTGGAAGTCGCGCCGCTGCAAGCGATTCACTCGTTGCCGCACCAGCGCTCCCGGGCCTTGCTCGGCGTGGCGAATGTGCGCGGCGCGTTGGTGGCGTGCCTGTCGCTGGTGGAATTGCTCGGGCTCGACGGCGCCAGCAGCGTGGCGTCCGGCGCGCGAGTCATGCCGCGGATGCTGATCATCGCCGCCCACGGCGGGCCGGTGGTGGTACCGGTGGATGAAGTGGACGGGATTCACGCCATCGACGAACGCATCCTCGAGGCTGCGTCCCGCTCTGGCACTCAGGCCAGCGCCAAATACACCCGTGGCGTGTTGCAATTCAAAGGTCGCAGCCTGCGTTGGCTGGATGAAGAACAGCTGCTGTCCGCCGTGACCCGGAGCCTTACATGA
- a CDS encoding chemotaxis protein CheW, with product MSELTAKRTAVKPALQSLFLVFRIGNERFALQAVEVAEVLPRLPLKPIPCAPDWVAGVFAYRGAVVPVIDLSALTFGQPAQARTSTRLVLVNYRPDETAEAQLLGLILEQASDTLRCNPADFQPYGLDNRQAPYLGPVREDAQGLLQWVRVADLLDDQVRALLFPSQPLDLALLEERP from the coding sequence ATGAGCGAACTCACGGCCAAACGCACCGCCGTGAAGCCGGCGCTGCAATCATTGTTTCTGGTGTTCCGCATCGGCAACGAGCGCTTTGCCTTGCAGGCCGTCGAGGTGGCGGAAGTGCTGCCGCGCCTGCCGTTGAAACCGATTCCCTGCGCGCCGGACTGGGTCGCCGGGGTGTTCGCCTATCGCGGCGCGGTGGTGCCGGTGATCGACCTCAGTGCGCTGACGTTCGGCCAACCGGCTCAGGCCCGCACCAGCACGCGCTTGGTGCTGGTCAATTACCGTCCGGATGAAACCGCTGAGGCGCAATTGCTCGGGCTGATTCTGGAACAGGCCTCCGATACCTTGCGCTGCAACCCGGCGGATTTTCAGCCCTATGGCCTGGACAATCGTCAGGCGCCGTACCTCGGGCCGGTACGTGAAGATGCCCAGGGTTTGCTGCAATGGGTGCGGGTCGCCGACTTGCTCGACGATCAGGTTCGCGCGTTGCTGTTTCCGTCGCAGCCGTTGGACCTGGCGCTGCTTGAGGAGCGGCCATGA
- a CDS encoding chemotaxis response regulator protein-glutamate methylesterase: MKIAIVNDMPMAVEALRRALAFDPAHEVVWVASNGAEAVQRCAENTPDLILMDLIMPVMDGVEATRRIMAETPCAIVIVTVDREQNVHRVFEAMGHGALDVVDTPAIGAGNAKEAAAPLLRKIMNIGWLIGDRGNRERAAPSPLRSSASRQRLIAIGSSAGGPAALEVLLKGLPRDFSAAIVLVQHVDQVFAAGMAEWLSSASGLNVRLAQEGEPPQAGSVLLAGTNHHIRLLKNGTLAYTAEPVNEIYRPSIDVFFESVANYWNGDAVGVLLTGMGRDGAQGLKLMRQQGYLTIAQDQNSSAVYGMPKAAAAIGAAVEIRPLEKIAPRLLEIFPK; this comes from the coding sequence ATGAAAATAGCGATTGTCAACGACATGCCCATGGCGGTGGAGGCTCTGCGCCGCGCCCTGGCATTCGATCCGGCGCACGAGGTGGTCTGGGTCGCCAGTAATGGGGCCGAGGCGGTGCAGCGATGCGCTGAAAATACGCCGGATCTGATCCTGATGGACCTGATCATGCCCGTGATGGATGGCGTGGAGGCGACCCGGCGGATAATGGCCGAGACGCCGTGCGCGATTGTCATCGTTACGGTCGACCGCGAGCAGAACGTGCATCGGGTGTTCGAGGCCATGGGCCACGGAGCGCTGGATGTGGTCGATACGCCGGCCATCGGTGCCGGCAATGCCAAAGAGGCAGCGGCCCCGTTACTGCGCAAGATCATGAACATCGGTTGGCTGATCGGTGACCGGGGCAATCGGGAGCGAGCCGCCCCGAGCCCGCTGCGCAGTTCAGCTTCGCGCCAGCGCCTGATCGCCATTGGCTCATCGGCAGGTGGGCCGGCCGCGCTGGAAGTATTGCTCAAGGGGTTGCCGCGAGATTTTTCGGCCGCCATCGTGCTGGTGCAGCATGTTGACCAGGTGTTCGCCGCCGGCATGGCCGAATGGCTCAGCAGCGCCAGCGGCCTGAACGTGCGCCTGGCCCAGGAAGGCGAGCCTCCGCAGGCCGGGTCGGTGTTGCTGGCGGGCACCAACCACCATATTCGCTTGTTGAAAAACGGCACGCTGGCTTACACCGCCGAACCGGTCAACGAGATCTACCGGCCCTCGATCGATGTGTTCTTCGAGAGCGTGGCCAATTACTGGAACGGCGATGCCGTGGGTGTTTTGCTCACCGGCATGGGACGCGATGGTGCGCAGGGGCTTAAACTCATGCGCCAACAGGGCTACCTGACCATCGCTCAGGATCAGAACAGCAGCGCGGTGTACGGAATGCCGAAGGCGGCAGCGGCCATTGGTGCCGCTGTGGAGATTCGCCCACTGGAAAAGATAGCGCCACGATTGCTGGAGATTTTCCCCAAATGA
- a CDS encoding tellurite resistance TerB family protein, with the protein MNTRGLLDQLLKSGQDMLQNKAGGSQNKSSGGGLGGLLGGSGGSGGLGSLLSGAGGGALAAGAMGLLLGSKKGRSVGGKVLTYGGLAALGVIAYKAYGNWQAQQGIAPKTEPQTLDRLPAEQVELHSQAILKALVAAAKADGHVDERERALIEGEFTKLDNDQELQHWLHAELNKPLDPADVARAASTPEMAAEMYIASVMLVDEESFMEKSYLDELARQLKLEPGLKAELEKQVRQASI; encoded by the coding sequence ATGAACACGCGTGGATTGCTCGATCAGCTACTCAAGTCCGGTCAGGACATGTTGCAGAACAAGGCCGGCGGCTCACAAAACAAGAGCTCCGGCGGTGGCCTGGGCGGATTGCTCGGCGGCAGCGGCGGTTCGGGCGGCCTCGGCAGTTTGCTCTCGGGCGCAGGCGGCGGGGCGTTGGCGGCCGGTGCCATGGGTTTGCTGCTGGGCAGCAAGAAAGGGCGCAGTGTTGGCGGCAAGGTCCTGACTTATGGCGGCCTGGCTGCGTTGGGCGTGATTGCCTACAAGGCGTATGGCAACTGGCAGGCTCAGCAAGGCATCGCACCCAAAACCGAACCACAAACCCTTGATCGTTTGCCAGCAGAGCAAGTCGAGCTGCACAGCCAGGCGATTCTCAAAGCGCTAGTGGCCGCCGCCAAAGCTGATGGTCATGTCGATGAGCGTGAGCGTGCGCTGATCGAAGGCGAGTTCACCAAGCTCGATAACGATCAAGAGTTGCAGCACTGGTTGCACGCCGAACTGAACAAACCGCTGGACCCGGCCGACGTCGCCCGCGCTGCGAGCACACCGGAAATGGCCGCTGAGATGTACATCGCCAGTGTGATGCTGGTGGATGAGGAGAGCTTCATGGAGAAGTCCTATCTCGATGAACTGGCGCGGCAACTGAAGCTTGAGCCGGGGTTGAAGGCTGAGTTGGAGAAGCAGGTGCGTCAGGCTTCTATTTAA